The following coding sequences lie in one Candidatus Eremiobacterota bacterium genomic window:
- a CDS encoding purine-nucleoside phosphorylase, whose amino-acid sequence MKRKRIEAAAELLREKAGGELDCAIVLGSGFGAVLRERINGPTLAYKKIDGMPQTGVAGHAGEAHLGMLHGRRVVAFSGRFHLYEGRATDEVVYPVVAAAHAGAKTFVLTNAAGGVNAEFRPGDLMLIADQLNLTGTSPLIGADLLPGAQARFVDMVDAYSPALRELARHIAAEYMIVLREGVYAGLAGPAYETPAEARYVRSIGADAVGMSTVLETIAARALGRDVVGFSLITNVHGTGIPTSHEEVLAASAAAAENVARMIEGIVANL is encoded by the coding sequence GTGAAGCGCAAGCGCATCGAAGCTGCGGCGGAGCTGCTGCGCGAGAAAGCCGGCGGCGAGCTCGACTGCGCGATCGTGCTCGGCTCGGGTTTCGGCGCGGTGCTGCGCGAGCGGATCAACGGCCCGACGCTGGCATACAAGAAGATCGACGGGATGCCGCAGACCGGCGTTGCGGGCCACGCCGGCGAGGCGCACCTCGGCATGCTGCACGGCCGGCGCGTCGTCGCCTTCAGCGGCCGGTTCCACCTCTACGAAGGCCGCGCGACCGACGAGGTCGTCTATCCCGTCGTCGCGGCGGCGCACGCCGGTGCAAAGACGTTCGTGCTGACGAACGCGGCCGGCGGTGTCAACGCGGAGTTCCGTCCCGGCGATCTGATGCTCATCGCCGACCAGCTCAACCTCACCGGGACGAGCCCGTTGATCGGCGCCGACTTGCTGCCGGGCGCGCAAGCGCGCTTCGTCGACATGGTCGACGCATACTCGCCCGCCCTGCGCGAGCTTGCGCGGCACATCGCCGCCGAGTACATGATCGTCTTGCGCGAGGGCGTTTACGCGGGCCTGGCCGGCCCCGCGTACGAGACGCCCGCCGAGGCGCGCTACGTGCGCTCGATCGGCGCCGACGCGGTGGGGATGTCGACGGTGCTGGAGACGATCGCCGCGCGCGCGCTCGGACGCGACGTCGTCGGCTTTTCCCTGATCACGAACGTCCACGGCACCGGCATCCCGACCTCGCACGAAGAGGTCTTAGCCGCCTCGGCCGCTGCCGCCGAGAACGTCGCCCGCATGATCGAAGGAATCGTCGCGAACCTGTAG
- a CDS encoding triose-phosphate isomerase, giving the protein MSTLRKPLIVGNWKMHKTIAETRTFVADVRARPLPLGEVDAVICPPFTALCAARDALAGSGIGLGAQNVGWADQGAFTGEISPPMLSECGVAWVVIGHSERRALFGELDFRVHEKAIAALARGITPIVAVGETAEEHAAGGALDKVRAQLHAAFDTMPVSHVARCVVAYEPIWAIGTGTADTPESANALMGEVRRAIPGLADAHLLYGGSMNAGNVAAFVAQPNIDGGLVGGASLQPDSFAALLDGARAGARA; this is encoded by the coding sequence ATGAGCACGCTCCGTAAGCCGTTGATCGTCGGCAACTGGAAGATGCACAAGACGATCGCCGAGACGCGCACGTTCGTCGCCGACGTGCGCGCGCGCCCGCTGCCGCTCGGCGAGGTCGACGCGGTGATCTGTCCGCCGTTCACCGCGCTGTGCGCGGCGCGCGACGCGCTCGCCGGTTCCGGAATCGGGTTGGGCGCGCAGAACGTGGGGTGGGCCGACCAAGGAGCGTTCACCGGCGAGATCTCGCCGCCGATGCTGAGCGAGTGCGGTGTGGCATGGGTGGTGATCGGCCACTCCGAGCGGCGCGCGCTCTTCGGTGAGCTCGACTTCCGCGTGCACGAGAAGGCGATCGCCGCGCTGGCGCGCGGGATCACGCCGATCGTCGCGGTCGGCGAGACGGCCGAGGAGCATGCGGCCGGAGGGGCGCTCGACAAGGTGCGCGCGCAGCTGCACGCGGCGTTCGACACGATGCCGGTTTCGCACGTCGCGCGCTGCGTCGTCGCCTACGAGCCGATCTGGGCGATCGGAACAGGGACGGCCGACACGCCGGAGAGCGCGAACGCGCTCATGGGCGAGGTTCGCCGTGCGATCCCGGGGCTCGCGGACGCGCACCTGCTCTACGGTGGTAGCATGAATGCCGGCAACGTCGCGGCGTTCGTCGCGCAGCCGAACATCGACGGCGGGCTCGTCGGCGGTGCGAGCCTTCAGCCCGATTCGTTCGCGGCGCTGCTCGACGGCGCGCGCGCCGGAGCGCGCGCGTGA
- a CDS encoding S9 family peptidase, protein MIARACACALLLIVALGAPSATHAGEDTSGPFTLEDVYRLVSLSSPQSSPDGKHVLVVVRTADREHDRWARRIDLVDAGGGPTRTVARGNVSSPRWSPSGDRFAYLMNGAVWVAQLGNGEARRIEGERVVQFAWRPDGAALAVVALPAPAEKAGDARYLDAYEVGNDPALAKGPPQSARLFLRTLDGASKALGPAKGTVTWGDAESTLSFSPDGKLLAYLWAPNALGNDAVAARMHLVDTTTGREREIPPFGHVRDPLFSPDGRWLAYAYSDGDSQTHPTEAFVVPLAGGAARSVSHNVDRNVLDLAWEPHSGRLDFTAHDGFHTALFRSVDGAPARRIAPAIEIESGLEGAFADDGRLVYVYSNWQRPEDLAQSTVPPPADNGIGLITRYNVAIGVSGLFHGLTFPTSLGIPSDAVVTLPARYYTGDFYHAGGSETLDPPNRHYPLVVVLHGGPTSAALGNFDLFARLLAARGWIVLEPNYRGSDNLGARYQSAVGGDKLRGPGSDIDAAIAGASSAFRVDTSRIAVSGWSYGAGLTLWMIEHRHDFRAAVAGAAVTDIAADYATADDIDADRALVGGSPLVGKHRAAAAAMSPITYVEQVHTPLLLMTARGDDRVSPVGSYEFYHALRDLGRPVKLVAYPVDGHFPSDPVRRVDVYRRWIDFLAAHLGT, encoded by the coding sequence GTGATCGCTCGGGCCTGCGCTTGCGCGCTCCTGCTCATCGTGGCGCTCGGCGCACCGTCCGCGACACACGCGGGCGAGGATACGTCGGGCCCGTTCACGCTCGAGGACGTGTACCGGCTGGTCAGCCTGTCGTCACCGCAGTCGTCGCCCGACGGCAAGCATGTCCTCGTCGTCGTTCGGACCGCCGACCGCGAACACGATCGCTGGGCGCGCCGAATCGATCTCGTCGATGCCGGTGGCGGCCCAACCCGTACCGTCGCTCGCGGCAACGTCTCATCGCCGCGCTGGTCGCCCAGCGGCGATCGCTTCGCATACCTCATGAACGGCGCGGTTTGGGTGGCGCAGCTCGGCAACGGTGAAGCGCGCCGCATCGAAGGCGAGCGCGTGGTCCAGTTCGCCTGGCGTCCCGACGGAGCCGCGCTCGCCGTCGTCGCGCTGCCGGCACCGGCGGAGAAGGCAGGTGACGCGCGCTACCTCGACGCCTACGAAGTCGGAAACGATCCCGCGCTCGCCAAGGGACCGCCGCAGTCCGCCCGACTGTTCCTGCGCACGCTCGATGGTGCGTCCAAGGCGCTCGGCCCGGCGAAGGGAACGGTGACGTGGGGCGATGCCGAGTCGACGCTCTCGTTTTCGCCCGACGGCAAGCTCCTTGCCTACCTCTGGGCGCCAAACGCGCTCGGCAACGATGCGGTCGCGGCGCGCATGCACCTCGTCGACACCACGACCGGCCGCGAACGCGAGATTCCGCCGTTCGGGCACGTCCGCGACCCGCTCTTCTCGCCGGACGGCAGGTGGCTCGCCTACGCGTACAGCGACGGAGATTCGCAGACCCATCCGACCGAAGCGTTCGTCGTTCCCCTCGCCGGCGGCGCTGCGCGATCGGTCTCGCACAACGTCGATCGGAACGTCCTCGACCTCGCGTGGGAGCCGCATTCCGGACGGCTCGACTTCACCGCCCACGACGGATTTCACACCGCGCTCTTTCGGAGCGTCGACGGCGCTCCGGCGCGCCGCATCGCGCCGGCGATCGAGATCGAGTCGGGACTAGAGGGTGCGTTCGCCGACGATGGGCGGCTGGTATACGTCTATTCCAACTGGCAGCGCCCCGAAGATCTGGCCCAATCGACGGTACCGCCGCCCGCGGACAACGGGATCGGACTGATCACCCGCTACAACGTCGCGATCGGCGTATCGGGATTGTTCCATGGGCTCACGTTTCCGACCTCGCTCGGGATCCCGAGCGATGCGGTCGTAACGCTGCCCGCGCGTTACTACACCGGCGACTTCTATCACGCGGGCGGCAGTGAAACTCTCGATCCTCCGAACCGTCATTACCCGCTCGTCGTCGTGCTGCACGGCGGCCCGACCTCCGCGGCGCTCGGGAACTTCGATCTCTTTGCGCGCTTGCTCGCGGCCCGCGGCTGGATCGTCCTCGAACCGAACTATCGCGGAAGCGACAATCTGGGTGCACGGTATCAGTCGGCGGTCGGCGGCGACAAGCTGCGCGGTCCCGGCAGCGACATCGATGCGGCGATCGCCGGGGCGTCTTCGGCATTCAGGGTCGATACGTCACGGATCGCGGTGAGCGGCTGGTCGTACGGCGCCGGCCTGACGTTGTGGATGATCGAGCACCGCCATGACTTTCGAGCCGCGGTCGCCGGCGCCGCCGTGACCGACATTGCGGCGGATTATGCGACCGCGGACGACATCGACGCCGATCGCGCGCTCGTCGGCGGCTCGCCGCTCGTCGGAAAGCATCGTGCCGCCGCCGCCGCGATGAGCCCGATCACCTATGTCGAGCAGGTGCACACGCCCCTGCTGCTGATGACCGCTCGCGGTGACGACCGCGTGTCGCCGGTCGGCTCGTACGAGTTCTACCACGCGTTGCGCGATCTGGGCCGGCCGGTGAAGCTCGTAGCGTACCCGGTCGACGGCCACTTTCCGAGCGATCCGGTGCGGCGCGTCGACGTCTACCGGCGCTGGATCGACTTCCTCGCCGCGCATCTCGGTACGTAG
- a CDS encoding NRDE family protein, whose amino-acid sequence MCTVLVLFRPGDAWPLLVGANRDESFDRAFLPPGRHWPSAPDIVAPRDLTAGGTWFGVNERGVFATIVNGIDRLGPAEGKTSRGELVLRALGEPDATRAVRAVGALDAQRYRGFTLLVADRETAHAVSSDERTIRVDGLAPGHHMVTPQGCDAAGSPRFDAHFPAFRAAPPPVPPRDWENWIELLKHADDDDPHRAMTVLTDAGFGTVCSSLLALPAAPHETPVLLFANGPPTRAPYEPVTAPWADVSNVGRA is encoded by the coding sequence ATGTGCACCGTCTTGGTCCTGTTCCGCCCGGGCGATGCGTGGCCGCTGCTGGTCGGCGCGAACCGCGACGAGTCGTTCGACCGGGCGTTTCTCCCGCCGGGACGTCATTGGCCCAGCGCGCCGGATATCGTGGCGCCGCGCGATCTCACGGCGGGCGGAACGTGGTTCGGGGTCAACGAACGCGGCGTCTTTGCCACGATCGTGAACGGCATCGACCGTCTCGGCCCGGCCGAAGGAAAGACCAGCCGCGGTGAGCTGGTGCTGCGCGCGCTCGGCGAACCGGACGCGACGCGCGCGGTGCGCGCCGTCGGCGCGCTCGACGCGCAGCGCTACCGCGGCTTCACGCTGCTCGTCGCCGACCGCGAAACCGCGCACGCGGTGAGCAGCGACGAGCGGACGATCCGGGTCGACGGGCTGGCGCCCGGCCACCACATGGTCACGCCCCAGGGCTGCGACGCCGCCGGCTCGCCGCGCTTCGACGCGCACTTTCCGGCGTTTCGCGCCGCGCCGCCGCCAGTACCGCCGCGCGATTGGGAGAACTGGATCGAGCTCTTGAAGCACGCCGACGACGACGATCCGCACCGTGCGATGACGGTCCTCACCGACGCCGGCTTCGGCACCGTCTGCAGCTCGCTCCTCGCGTTGCCCGCGGCACCGCACGAGACGCCGGTCCTGCTGTTTGCGAACGGTCCGCCGACGCGCGCCCCGTACGAACCGGTCACCGCGCCGTGGGCCGACGTCTCGAACGTGGGACGGGCGTAG
- a CDS encoding phosphoglycerate kinase, translated as MTFKTLRDAEVRGKRVLLREDLNVPMKDGAIADETRITAALPTLRYLREQGAKTVILSHLGRPDGTPNPKYSLRPLAPRLAELLGTEVRFVEDCVGEAAVTASHRLADGGFALFENVRFHPEEEANDPAFARELARSGDLYVNDAFGTAHRAHASTAGVAAYLPAYAGFLMEAELAALARLTERPEHPFVCAIGGAKVADKVGVFENLLARVDAFVIGGGMANTFLAAQGIEVGKSLRDPDLMPAQRIIAMSLAKGVALHLPTDAVVADAFDADETARTVPLDHVGEAMILDIGPETARAYAGVLREAKTIVFNGPMGVYEKPAYQNGTRVVGEAIAEATQRGATSVVGGGDAAAAAHALGFAGAMTHVSTGGGATLEFLEGKTLPGVAALEQSAARA; from the coding sequence ATGACGTTCAAGACGTTGCGCGACGCCGAGGTGCGCGGGAAGCGGGTGCTGCTGCGCGAGGACCTCAACGTCCCGATGAAGGACGGCGCGATCGCCGACGAGACGCGCATCACCGCGGCGCTGCCGACGCTGCGCTACCTGCGCGAGCAGGGCGCGAAGACGGTGATCCTCTCGCACCTCGGCCGCCCGGACGGCACGCCGAACCCGAAGTACTCGCTGCGTCCGCTCGCACCGCGGCTCGCCGAACTGCTGGGCACCGAGGTGCGATTCGTCGAGGACTGCGTCGGCGAAGCCGCCGTCACGGCCTCGCACCGCCTCGCCGACGGCGGCTTCGCGCTGTTCGAGAACGTCCGCTTCCATCCCGAGGAAGAAGCGAACGATCCGGCGTTCGCGCGCGAGCTGGCGCGCTCGGGCGATCTGTACGTGAACGACGCGTTCGGCACGGCGCACCGCGCGCACGCGTCGACCGCCGGCGTCGCGGCGTACCTGCCGGCGTACGCGGGCTTCTTGATGGAAGCCGAGCTGGCCGCGCTGGCGCGGTTGACGGAGCGCCCGGAGCACCCGTTCGTGTGCGCGATCGGCGGGGCGAAGGTCGCCGACAAGGTCGGCGTGTTCGAAAACCTGCTGGCGCGGGTCGACGCGTTCGTGATCGGTGGCGGGATGGCCAACACGTTCCTCGCCGCGCAAGGGATTGAGGTCGGGAAGTCGCTGCGCGATCCCGATCTGATGCCGGCGCAGCGGATCATCGCGATGTCGCTGGCGAAAGGTGTCGCGCTGCACCTGCCGACCGACGCCGTCGTCGCCGACGCCTTCGACGCGGACGAGACGGCGCGCACCGTCCCGCTGGATCACGTCGGCGAGGCGATGATCCTCGACATCGGCCCCGAGACGGCGCGCGCGTACGCCGGCGTGCTGCGCGAGGCGAAGACGATCGTCTTCAACGGCCCGATGGGCGTTTACGAGAAGCCGGCGTACCAGAACGGGACGCGGGTGGTCGGCGAAGCGATCGCCGAGGCGACGCAGCGCGGTGCGACGAGCGTGGTCGGCGGCGGCGACGCCGCGGCAGCGGCGCACGCGCTTGGTTTCGCCGGCGCGATGACGCACGTCTCGACCGGCGGCGGCGCGACCCTGGAGTTCCTCGAAGGCAAAACGCTGCCGGGCGTTGCCGCGCTGGAGCAGAGCGCGGCGCGCGCATGA
- the gap gene encoding type I glyceraldehyde-3-phosphate dehydrogenase, whose translation MRIGINGFGRIGRNFTKALLERYPALEIAAVNDLIPAAECAHLFKYDSNYGAYSGEVTSSADSITVDGKTIKVLAERDPGKLPWKDLGVDVVVESTGIFTDAAKARAHIDGGGAKKVIISAPAKGEDVTLVLGVNGDRYDPAKHDVISNASCTTNCLATAVKPIVDNLGWVRGFMTTIHSYTNDQNVLDGPHKDLRRARNAATNIIPTSTGAAKALYLTIPEVQGTFDGFALRVPTPTVSMIYLVVQVKKETTREEVNAILRGEAQTTLKDYVQYTEEELVSSDFKGNPYSSIIDGKLTNANGDLIQIAAWYDNEWGYSCRLADLTQMIAAKIPSGVA comes from the coding sequence ATGCGCATCGGCATCAATGGGTTCGGCCGCATCGGCCGCAACTTCACCAAGGCGCTCCTTGAGCGCTATCCCGCCCTCGAGATCGCGGCGGTCAACGACCTGATCCCGGCCGCCGAGTGCGCGCACCTCTTCAAATACGACTCGAACTACGGGGCCTATTCGGGCGAGGTCACCTCGAGCGCCGACTCGATCACGGTCGACGGCAAGACGATCAAGGTGCTGGCCGAGCGCGATCCCGGCAAGCTGCCGTGGAAGGACCTCGGCGTCGACGTGGTGGTGGAGTCGACCGGGATCTTCACCGACGCCGCCAAGGCGCGCGCGCACATCGACGGCGGCGGGGCGAAGAAAGTGATCATCTCGGCCCCGGCCAAGGGCGAGGACGTCACGCTCGTCCTCGGAGTGAACGGCGACCGCTACGATCCGGCCAAGCACGACGTCATCTCGAACGCGTCGTGCACGACGAACTGCCTGGCGACGGCGGTGAAGCCGATCGTCGACAATCTGGGCTGGGTGCGCGGCTTCATGACGACGATCCACTCGTACACGAACGATCAGAACGTCCTCGACGGCCCGCACAAGGACCTGCGCCGCGCGCGCAACGCCGCGACGAACATCATCCCGACCTCGACGGGCGCGGCGAAGGCGCTGTACCTGACGATCCCCGAGGTGCAAGGGACGTTCGACGGGTTCGCGCTGCGCGTCCCGACGCCGACCGTCTCGATGATCTACCTTGTCGTGCAAGTGAAGAAAGAGACCACGCGCGAGGAGGTCAACGCGATCCTGCGCGGCGAGGCGCAGACCACGCTCAAAGACTATGTGCAGTACACCGAGGAAGAGCTCGTCTCGAGCGACTTCAAAGGAAATCCGTACAGCTCGATCATCGACGGCAAGCTGACCAACGCGAACGGCGACTTGATCCAGATCGCGGCCTGGTACGACAACGAGTGGGGCTACTCGTGCCGGCTCGCCGACCTCACCCAGATGATCGCAGCGAAGATTCCCTCCGGCGTCGCGTGA
- the whiA gene encoding DNA-binding protein WhiA, whose translation MAERSRLSSDTKDALAREIPRDEGVRAALRNGLRYYGGVFAGEELVFRTRRPAVARLARTLFEEQRNAAAVRRGHDQRLYKATTFEIDLGNADPGVPPRPRRRDERRAELRAAFLCAGSVAAPQHGYHLEFVFADEARAGRLAALIGAEGVEPRRMLRKGRHVVYLKGLDAIVTVLGAVGASGAVLRLEDVRAVKETKNRIHRLVNTEAANVVRAAAAAAAQREAIQFLADAYGLRNLSPALREAAQLRLAHPDETLAELGRRCSPPVGKATINGRLAALMRLVKRLRGEREEPEVSLA comes from the coding sequence ATGGCGGAACGTTCGAGATTATCGTCCGATACGAAAGACGCGCTGGCGCGTGAAATTCCGCGCGACGAAGGCGTGCGCGCGGCGCTGCGCAACGGGCTGAGGTACTACGGCGGCGTGTTCGCCGGCGAGGAGCTCGTGTTTCGCACGCGCCGGCCGGCCGTTGCGCGCCTCGCGCGCACGCTGTTCGAAGAGCAGCGCAACGCGGCAGCGGTGCGGCGCGGGCACGACCAGCGACTCTACAAGGCGACGACCTTCGAGATCGATCTCGGCAACGCCGATCCCGGCGTGCCGCCGAGACCGCGCCGCCGCGACGAGCGGCGGGCCGAGTTGCGCGCGGCGTTCTTGTGCGCCGGCTCGGTCGCGGCGCCGCAGCACGGCTACCACCTCGAGTTCGTCTTCGCCGACGAGGCGCGCGCCGGCCGCCTCGCCGCGCTGATCGGCGCCGAGGGAGTCGAGCCGCGGCGGATGTTGCGCAAGGGCCGCCACGTCGTCTACCTCAAAGGCCTGGACGCGATCGTCACCGTGCTCGGCGCGGTCGGCGCCTCCGGGGCGGTCCTGCGGCTCGAAGACGTGCGGGCGGTCAAGGAGACCAAGAACCGCATCCACCGGCTCGTCAACACCGAGGCCGCCAACGTCGTACGCGCCGCCGCGGCGGCCGCCGCCCAGCGGGAGGCGATCCAGTTCCTGGCCGACGCCTACGGGCTGCGGAACCTCTCCCCGGCGCTGCGCGAGGCGGCCCAGCTCCGGCTCGCTCATCCCGACGAGACGCTGGCCGAACTGGGACGCCGCTGCAGCCCGCCGGTCGGGAAGGCGACGATCAACGGCCGGCTGGCGGCGCTGATGCGGCTCGTCAAGCGGCTGCGCGGGGAACGAGAGGAGCCCGAAGTTTCCCTGGCCTAA
- a CDS encoding 2,3-bisphosphoglycerate-independent phosphoglycerate mutase, which yields MSKRRPFVLAILDGWGTSKEPHGNAVLAADLPNWNRILATYPNTLLEASGEAVGLPPGVMGNSEVGHINIGSGRVVPQGVVVIDEEIASGTFPENKTLRACIEHVQRTGGTLHLMGLVSDGKVHSSLDHVEALIDAIAAAGARLAIDAFLDGRDTPPKSAAAYLERLEQHLAMRSRSDAIATISGRYYAMDRDKRWERTRKAYDALANGDAQYRYPTAQEALAAAYERGETDEFVVPTIVGAPRPVRDGDACIFFNFRPDRARQLTLAFSDPAFDQFPVHRYEDFVFATMTRYEENFPNPVLFGPRPQSDVFGEIVANAGLTQLRLAETEKYAHVTYFFNGGREDVFPGEDRILIPSNRSVPTYDFAPEMSANDITTAAIEDLAHRRHDLIVMNYANADMVGHTGVWDATISALETLDVALGRLEQAVLNAHGVLAITADHGNAEEKIDIDGNPLTAHTTNPVPFVLVSEQRFGTFEGEGKLGDVAPTLLPLLGLPVPPSMTGTNLLRMEST from the coding sequence GTGAGCAAGCGACGCCCGTTCGTGCTGGCGATCCTGGACGGCTGGGGAACGAGCAAAGAGCCGCACGGGAACGCGGTCCTCGCCGCCGACCTGCCGAACTGGAACCGCATTCTCGCGACGTATCCGAACACGCTGCTCGAGGCGAGCGGCGAAGCCGTCGGGCTGCCGCCGGGGGTGATGGGAAACAGCGAGGTCGGCCACATCAACATCGGGAGCGGGCGCGTCGTCCCGCAAGGCGTGGTCGTGATCGACGAAGAGATCGCGAGCGGAACCTTCCCCGAGAACAAGACGCTGCGAGCGTGCATCGAGCACGTGCAGCGGACCGGCGGGACGCTGCATCTCATGGGCCTCGTCTCCGACGGCAAAGTCCACAGCTCGCTCGACCATGTCGAGGCGCTGATCGACGCGATCGCCGCCGCCGGCGCACGGCTCGCGATCGATGCGTTCCTCGACGGCCGCGACACGCCGCCGAAGTCCGCGGCCGCGTATCTGGAGCGCCTCGAGCAGCATCTCGCGATGCGCAGTCGGAGCGATGCGATCGCGACGATCTCCGGGCGCTACTACGCGATGGACCGCGACAAGCGCTGGGAGCGCACGCGCAAAGCGTACGACGCGCTCGCGAACGGCGACGCTCAGTACCGGTATCCGACCGCGCAAGAAGCGCTTGCGGCGGCGTACGAGCGCGGCGAGACCGACGAGTTCGTCGTCCCGACGATCGTTGGCGCGCCGCGGCCGGTGCGGGACGGCGACGCCTGCATCTTCTTCAACTTCCGCCCCGACCGCGCGCGCCAGCTTACCCTCGCGTTCAGCGATCCGGCGTTCGACCAGTTTCCGGTGCACCGCTACGAAGACTTCGTCTTCGCAACGATGACGCGCTACGAGGAGAACTTTCCGAACCCGGTGCTGTTCGGCCCGCGCCCGCAAAGCGACGTCTTCGGCGAGATCGTCGCCAACGCCGGACTCACGCAGCTGCGCCTCGCGGAGACCGAGAAGTACGCGCACGTGACGTACTTCTTCAACGGCGGGCGCGAGGACGTGTTCCCAGGCGAAGACCGGATCCTGATTCCCTCGAACCGCAGCGTCCCGACCTACGATTTCGCCCCGGAGATGTCGGCGAACGACATCACGACCGCCGCGATCGAAGACCTCGCGCACCGTCGGCACGACCTGATCGTAATGAACTACGCGAACGCCGACATGGTCGGTCACACCGGCGTGTGGGACGCGACGATCTCCGCGCTCGAGACGCTCGACGTCGCGCTCGGCCGCCTGGAACAGGCCGTGCTGAACGCGCACGGAGTCCTCGCCATCACCGCGGACCACGGCAACGCTGAAGAGAAGATCGACATCGACGGCAACCCGCTGACCGCGCACACGACGAACCCTGTTCCCTTCGTGCTCGTCTCCGAGCAGCGCTTCGGAACGTTCGAGGGAGAGGGAAAGCTCGGCGACGTCGCGCCGACGCTGCTGCCGCTCCTCGGGCTGCCGGTTCCACCCAGCATGACCGGAACGAACCTGTTGCGCATGGAATCGACGTGA